A region from the Solibacillus sp. FSL H8-0523 genome encodes:
- a CDS encoding zinc-ribbon domain-containing protein — protein sequence MRKVSKEKSIATLYPELLTEWYYEKNQNITLPTEVSKGSHIKVWWICNKGHFYEKVVKEKVKGKGCPYCANKKANIENCLLTVYPEIAKEWDHEKNLNTPKEVLPGSSKKVWWICPKQHSYFASIAGRKRGRGCPYCANLKINEQNSFAKLYPEIASEWHYDKNNKLLPTQIPPGTSKKIWWKCANNHSYQMTVYNRVKAQGCPKCSNKIVHKDYNLNVTNPSLAKEWHPTKNNQLLPDNVSPNANKKVWWICAKKHEWEAYISNRNGKNSGCPYCKNLFASDETCLANIRPDLALDWDNEKNNGITAKDVLPFSNKRYWWICPEGHSYEKVVADRSLKGSGCPLCYKLSGSSFPEFSLYYYLKKSGLTVSHREIIRVDDVSFEADILLPSIQTIIEYDGKKWHLGKEDKDREKNLFFKKNGYSTVRVREAPLTQIDESWNYLFEPSNLESYASMIFDIFNHLKIPINFKDIFTNNDLIDIRTNFYHVKRANSIATIEPKLLQQWHSTKNTGLNPNFISTGSNVEIIWECEKGHEYSMNVKSRMRGRGCPFCTGKRVNESNSFAAIYPELVNQWDSSNIISPYEVTAGSKKVVTWRCPNGPDHIWETPVYSRKSFSCPYCQGRRVSITNNLAVTYPQLAKEWHPSKNDNLTPWDVTKGMSKKVWWQCAEGHEWEESLNQRSNKKSTCRVCNQKQ from the coding sequence ATGAGGAAAGTCTCTAAAGAAAAATCGATTGCTACTCTCTATCCTGAATTGTTAACAGAATGGTATTATGAAAAAAATCAAAATATTACATTACCCACTGAAGTTTCAAAAGGTAGTCATATTAAAGTATGGTGGATTTGTAATAAAGGTCATTTTTATGAAAAAGTAGTTAAGGAAAAAGTTAAAGGTAAAGGTTGCCCGTATTGTGCAAATAAAAAAGCTAATATAGAAAATTGCCTATTAACCGTTTATCCGGAAATTGCAAAAGAGTGGGATCATGAAAAAAACTTAAATACACCTAAAGAAGTTTTACCAGGGAGTTCAAAAAAAGTATGGTGGATTTGCCCTAAACAACATAGTTATTTTGCTAGTATAGCAGGGAGGAAAAGAGGTAGAGGTTGCCCGTATTGTGCTAATTTAAAAATTAATGAACAGAACTCATTTGCAAAGTTATACCCTGAAATAGCATCTGAATGGCATTATGATAAAAATAATAAACTTTTACCTACTCAAATCCCCCCAGGTACATCGAAAAAAATTTGGTGGAAATGTGCAAATAATCACTCTTATCAAATGACTGTATATAATCGTGTGAAAGCTCAGGGTTGTCCTAAATGCTCAAATAAAATTGTGCACAAAGACTATAACTTAAATGTGACTAATCCATCATTAGCAAAAGAATGGCACCCAACGAAAAATAATCAATTATTACCAGATAATGTATCACCAAATGCTAATAAAAAAGTATGGTGGATTTGTGCGAAAAAACATGAATGGGAAGCATATATTTCTAATAGAAACGGGAAAAATTCTGGCTGTCCATATTGTAAAAATTTATTTGCTTCAGATGAAACTTGTTTGGCCAATATTCGTCCGGATTTAGCACTTGATTGGGATAATGAAAAAAATAATGGAATTACAGCCAAGGATGTATTACCTTTCTCTAATAAACGGTATTGGTGGATATGCCCAGAAGGACATAGCTATGAAAAAGTTGTAGCAGATAGATCTTTAAAAGGCTCTGGTTGCCCTCTATGCTATAAACTATCAGGAAGTTCTTTTCCTGAATTTTCATTGTATTATTATTTGAAAAAGAGTGGACTGACTGTATCACATAGAGAAATCATTAGGGTTGATGATGTATCATTCGAAGCAGATATATTATTACCTTCGATTCAAACAATTATAGAATATGACGGTAAGAAGTGGCATTTAGGTAAAGAAGATAAAGATAGAGAAAAAAATCTTTTCTTTAAAAAAAATGGCTATTCGACTGTTAGAGTTAGAGAGGCACCACTGACACAAATAGATGAATCTTGGAATTATCTTTTTGAGCCATCCAATCTTGAAAGCTATGCTAGTATGATTTTTGATATTTTTAACCATTTAAAAATACCAATTAATTTTAAGGATATTTTTACAAATAATGATTTAATAGATATTCGAACGAATTTTTATCATGTAAAAAGGGCAAATTCAATTGCAACTATTGAACCTAAACTACTACAACAATGGCATTCAACAAAAAATACTGGATTAAATCCGAATTTCATATCAACAGGATCGAATGTAGAGATAATTTGGGAATGTGAAAAGGGGCATGAGTATTCAATGAATGTTAAATCCCGTATGCGAGGTAGAGGCTGCCCATTCTGTACTGGAAAACGAGTAAATGAAAGTAACTCTTTTGCGGCTATTTATCCAGAGTTGGTGAACCAATGGGATAGTAGTAATATCATCTCTCCGTATGAAGTTACAGCGGGATCTAAAAAAGTAGTTACTTGGCGTTGTCCTAACGGTCCAGACCATATTTGGGAAACTCCCGTTTACTCAAGGAAATCGTTTAGTTGTCCGTATTGTCAAGGTAGGCGTGTTAGCATTACAAATAATTTAGCTGTTACCTATCCTCAACTTGCAAAAGAATGGCATCCTAGTAAAAATGATAATCTAACACCGTGGGATGTTACTAAAGGTATGAGTAAAAAAGTTTGGTGGCAATGTGCTGAAGGCCATGAATGGGAAGAGTCCTTGAATCAAAGATCAAATAAAAAAAGTACTTGTAGAGTATGTAATCAGAAGCAATAA